The Kordia sp. SMS9 DNA window TTACATTGCTTTCTGTATAGTGAAACGTTTTTATTTTCTTGCAAACTGATGTAATATCCTAAATCGTTTTCTTTTTCACTGTCAACTTTTTTCAATACTCGGTACGTAACATTATTTGCATGCTGATTGATGACATAGTTTTTCTTTTTGGAAATGATGAGAATGTCTTCTTTTTCAGAACTTTTTACTTCCATTTCATCCATTAATGCATTGTAGCGTACTAGGTACACTTTTCCAACAGGTGCAATTTTTGCTGTAGCGAATGAATTTTGCACGTATGGAGTTCCAATCGTATTTGGTCCGTACGTGACTCCTTGATTTCGCACAACAACAGCATTTAAGTCATTGTCAAAGTCCATGGAGGCTCGCAAACCATAATCTGCGACATCTGTTGACGGTTTTTCTCCATAATAACTTCCTCCGCTACATTGTTGCGCATTTACTTCAAAAGCAAATAGCATGCAAATTGCCATAAAGAAAGTTAATTTTTTAATTGTGGTTTTGGTGTGAAGTGTTTTCATAATGAATCTTTTTTTGGTTTAATGTTACTTTAAAGTTACAAAAAAATACACGCCAACGAAATTATTGGCACACTTTCCACAAATAAACACCTGATTTTGTTTATTTTACACAAAAAAAAGCATTAAACGGATGCTTAATGCTTTTTCTATACTGGAAACTATGCCAATTTTACTATAAAATTGGTATTAGTAAATACTTACAGGGAATTTACGTACGTAATAATTTGTATTAAATCTTCGTCATTGATGACTTTGAGTTTGTTTTCTTTTATGTACGCTTTTACGATGTCTTCTTTGCCCACAAAGAGTTTTGCAACACCTCTGCGTGTTCTTGAAAGTTTTTGTGCGTTTCCATTGTTATTGAATTCCACATAGTATTCTGTTTTCAATTTTTGGAATTCCGTCACTACTTCTTGTACAGGAATCATGTATGGAGATTGTTCTAAACCGACAGCTAGTTTTTTAGCATTCTTTTTGTAGAGCGCTACTCGATTGCTTTCTAGTAATACTTCATAATATCCTAAAGCACTCATTTCTGGTCTGTCATCGCCATCTAAAATTTTATATACAGTATTATCTTCCGTAAAAATTATTTTTTCTCTTTGACGGTATTTGTTGATCCATCCTTTTTCCTTTCCGTTTTCAATTTCCATCTCATCAAAAAATGCATTGTATCGTCCTTTGATGGCTTTGCTTGTTGCTGAAACTTTTACTTCTTTGAATTCCTCGTCAAAATATTGTGAACCATCAGCAACTTCAAGTAAACTTTTGTCTGGATTTACATATCCAAGTCCGAATAATGGATTGAAATGTGGTACTAAAAAGAATGTAATGGTAGGCGAATTGTCTGTTTGGAGCGTTGTTGTTTGTTGTGCGTATGCTGTTGCAACAAATAGGAGTAAAAATGCACTAAGGCAACTAGTTTTAAAAAATGATCTCATAGCGGTCTGCTTTAATTGTTAATAAATAAATCAATTAAGTTTTACATTTTATACCACAAAAATCTTACCAATTTCACATTTTAAAGTAGATTTTTTGATATTAAAACCATCTTTTACAAGGAGTTCGCATAATTGATCAATCGCACCAAGTCTTGTTCTTTTGTTACTTTAATTTTATTCTTTTTGATGAATGATTTGATATCGCCTTGTTTACTTGCAAATAGCTTGATGAGTGATTTTTTCTTTTTAGGCAATTTTACAGCACTTCCGCTATCACCATATTCGATGTAGAACTCGCTTTTTTGCTCTTTGTATTTTGCAGACGTTTTATTGATATTTCCATACGCCGCAGCTTTCGCTTCCACAAATTTCTTACGGTCTTTTCTGTACAGTTTAATGTTTTCACCATTGGTTAGCTGCACATAATATCCTAATTTGTCTTCTTTAGCTTCTACATTTTCTAATATTTTATAGGTAATATTTCCTTTGTTCTGCTTGATGACATAGTTTCTATTTTCCTTAACCATTACAACAGTGTCATTTTGCTGAATCACTTCCATTACGTCTAAAGCGACATTGTAACGAATCATAAACACTTTATCTATTGGCGAAATTTTAGCTGAATTAAAAGTTTCATCGTAATACGGAGTTCCTTCAATATTTGCTTTCAGTATTCTGTTTAAGTTTTTCTGAAGGATTGCTTGTGTGCTAACATCGTTGTGAAACATGGAAGCCTGCACAGCTTGTTTTGCGGATTGTGCAAAGCCTATTGAAGTTACAAGGAAGAGTGCACAAAGGCAACTACTTTTTTTAAAAAATGATCTCATAGTGACCTGGTTTAATTGTTAGTAAATAAATCAATTAAGTTTTTACATTGTATGCTCCAAAAATCTTATCAATTTAACCTTTTCATAAGATTTTAACATTAAGGGAATCTTTTATAGGGAGTTCGCATAATTGATCAATCGCACCAAGTCTTGTTCTTTGGTTAATTTGATTTTATTCTTTTTGATGAATGATTTGATATCACCTTGTTTACTTGCAAATAGCTTGATGAGTGATTTTTTCTTTTTAGGTAATTTTACAGCACTTCCACTATCACCATATTCAATATAAAATTCACTTTTTTGCTCTTTGTATTTAGCAGAAGTAGAGGTTGTGGTGCTACCATAAGCGGTACGAGTAACTTCTACGAACTTTTTTTTATCTTTTCTATACAGTTTAATCTTTTCACCATTAGTTAGCTGAATATAATATCCTAATTTATCCTGTTTAGCTTCTGCATTTTCTAAAATCTTGTAGGTAATATTTCCTTTATTTTGTTTAATGGTGTAATTTCTATAGGCCTTATTCATTACCAAAGTATCCGTTTTTTGAATAACTTCCATCACATCTAAAGCAACATTATAACGAACCATAAATACTTTACCAATCGGTAAAATTTTAGCTGAGTTAAATGTTTCATCATAGTACGGTGAGCCTTCAATATCGTTTTCATAGTCTTTCCCCATGTTTTTTTGCAATATTGCTTGTGTGGTCATCTCATTGTGCATCATTGTACTTTGTCGTTGAGAAAATCCGAGTGTACTGAATAAAAGGATGCTACAAAGAAGTATAATTTGTTTTCCGATTACGGGTAGTTTCATAATGTTTTGGTTTTATTGAAGTGAATTTACGAATTGAATGATGTTCGTTCCAAATAATTTGTTGTTTTTTAACGTATTGCAAATATCAGTCCACTTTTGGAAATCAAGAACACAATTTTTAATTTCTGTACTGTGCATCAACACTTCTAAAAGTAATACCAATTTACATTTAAAATGGTGTTTTGGATACGAAGTTGCTTTGGCTGTATAGGATGCTGTGAATGGTTTGCATAGCCATAGCTACGGAAAGTATTCGCAAAGAACTAAACTGCCAAATGAACGAGTTTATAAACATCATTTTATGTGTAAATTGGTATAAGTTTGTATAGTAAGACGAATTATAGGCAATATGGTTTAATTGAGGTATTTTCTAAAAACCAAAAAAGCACCAAACTTAATAGTTTGATGCTTTCCGTGTTTGTATATGATTTGCTGTTATTAATCAGCTAATACAATAACTTTATTGTCTTTCATTTCAATAGTACCAGAATTGATCGCTAAAATCGTTTCTTTACCATTTTGTGTAAATTTTTCGGCGATTTCTTCATCGAGTGTAATGTCTCCTTGAATTTTCACAGTTCCTTCACCCAATAATGATACAATAGGTGCGTGATTGTTTAACATTTGAAACTCACCATTGATTCCTGGAACAGCCACCGAAGTAACTTCTCCTTTAAATAATACGGCTTCTGGTGTAACAATTTCTAAATACATATTCTTTTAGTATTGAGTTATGAGTATTGAGTATTGAGTTGTTAGTAATTATATTACCGCTAATATCTCAATTCTCACTACTTAATTTTACGCTTCTGAAAGCATTTTTTCTCCAGCTTCAATCGCTTCTTCAATGGTTCCTTTTAAGTTGAAAGCAGCTTCTGGTAAGTGATCTAATTCTCCATCCATAATCATGTTGAATCCTTTGATCGTTTCCTTAATATCTACCAATACTCCTGGAATTCCTGTAAATTGTTCTGCTACGTGGAATGGCTGAGATAGGAAACGTTGCACACGACGCGCTCGGTTTACCGCCATTTTATCTTCTTCAGATAATTCTTCCATCCCAAGAATCGCAATAATATCTTGTAATTCTTTGTAACGTTGTAATAACTCTTTTACACGCGTAGCACAATCGTAATGCTCATCTCCTAAAATATCTGCTGCTAAAATTCTTGACGTAGAATCTAATGGATCTACCGCTGGATAAATACCAAGCTCGGCAATTTTACGAGATAATACTGTGGTTGCATCTAAGTGGGCAAATGTTGTTGCTGGTGCTGGATCGGTAAGGTCATCCGCAGGTACGTAAACTGCCTGTACAGATGTAATAGATCCTTTTTTGGTAGAGGTAATACGTTCCTGCATTGCTCCCATTTCGGTTGCTAATGTAGGTTGGTATCCTACCGCTGATGGCATACGTCCTAAAAGGGCAGATACCTCAGAACCTGCTTGTGTAAAACGGAAGATGTTATCTACGAAGAAAAGTACATCTTTTCCTTGTCCATCACCTGCTCCATCACGGAAATACTCAGCAATGGTCAATCCTGATAATGCAACTCGTGCACGTGCTCCAGGAGGCTCGTTCATTTGTCCGAATACGAATGTTGCTTTCGATTCTTTCATCGCAGCTTTATCAACTTTCGATAAATCCCATCCACCTTCTTCCATAGAGTGCATGAAATCGTCACCGTACTTGATAATTCCAGATTCTAACATCTCACGTAAAAGGTCATTTCCTTCACGCGTTCTTTCTCCTACTCCTGCGAATACTGAAAGTCCACCGTGACCTTTTGCAATATTGTTAATCAACTCCTGAATTAGTACTGTTTTACCTACTCCGGCACCACCAAATAATCCAATTTTTCCACCTTTTGCATAAGGCTCAATTAAGTCGATTACTTTAATCCCTGTAAATAATACTTCTGTAGAAGTTGATAAGTCTTCGAATTTTGGTGCTTCTCTGTGGATAGACAAGCCGTTATCACCATCTTTTGGCAATTCTCCTAATCCATCAATCGCATCTCCGATTACGTTAAATAGTCGGCCGTATACATCGTCGCCAATAGGCATTTTAATAGAGTCACCTGTAGTGAGTACGTCTGTACCTCTACTGAGACCATCTGTTGAATCCATAGAAATAGTACGTACGGTATTTTCTCCTACGTGAGATTGTACTTCTAGTACTAATTTTGTACCGTCTTCTCTAGTTATTTCTAATGAATCGTAAATTCTTGGAAGTTCGCTCCCAGCGTTGAATGCTACATCAACAACAGGACCTATAATTTGTGCAACTTTACCTGTAACTTTTGACATTACTTAAGTGTTTAATGTTTAGGTTATTAAATACTGAAAAACGGATTTCATATTTTATGCTAAAACATGACCTTTTTTCGCGGTGCAAAGATATATTTTATTAATTAAAATAAGTAGTGTTTTGGTATGATTTTTACGAATTAAATAGAAACTTTGATTTCTACACGTATTTTTTGACTTTATGAATCTAGATTTCATAAAAAAAGCGCACCATAATGGTACGCTTTTCATATTTATTTGTGTTTATGTTTTTATTAATTGATCACCCAAGAAACAAAGTATTGAGCTCCAATAGTTCCAACTCCAGGTGCGCTTAGGTATTCATGTCCTAAGATGTTTGCTGCACCTAGTTTGATCGTTGATTTTTTGAAACGGTAGTTCACTTGCAAATCAATTAGTGAACGTGCAGTTACCATTCCATCAGCAAAAGTTGATTCCCATAGGAACGCATCATTCCATCTGTAATTGATATTGAATCCGAAGTTATCAAAAAGATCGTTGTTTCCAAAAGATGCTTTTACTTTATGCTCTGGCGTGTTGAAATTTGTTTCAAAATCTGGATCACTTGCTTGATCAAAATCAAGTTTCGCATACGTATAGTTGATTCCGAAGTCAAAATCGCCAAATACTTTCGTGTTGACTCCAATAGCCACACCATACGAGTTGATGTCTGCATTTGAGTTAGAGTATAACTGGAATGGTGTAAAGTCGCCATTTGCTGCTGCAATTACGGCTAATGGTGTCTCTTCTCCACCTACTGGCGTTAAATCGATTTGATCAGATAAATTTACATTACCATAGTTAGGTACAATTACGGTTCTGTTTGCAATGAAATCTTTGTAAGCATTGTAATACGCACTTACATCTACGGCAATATTGTCATATACAATTCCACGGTATCCTACTTCAAACGCAGATACTTGTTCTGGTTTTACAAATTCTACATTTGCACGCTCTAACACTGAAACATCACCTGTTGCTCCAAATCTTTGAAATGAAGCTAATGTAAAGGAGTTGTTGTATGCATCATTTCCTGAAAGCGTTACGGTTCTGTCTAAACCAAATGCTTCTAACGCTGCTGGGAAGTTGTTTGTGATTGGTCGTGTTGTGTAACGATCTAAGTTATCTGGAGCAGATCCTACCAAGATAGCATTTCCAACATCTAAACCAATGTACTGATCTTGTGTAGTTGGATTACGGAAACCTGTTTGGAAAGAAGCTCTAAAGTTGTGTTTTTTAGCTTCGTCTGGCGAAAATACTAAGGACAATCTTGGCGAGAAGTTTCCATCAAAGTTTTGTGCTTTGTCATAACGAATAGAACCTGTAAACTTCATTTTATCTTCCATGAATTTCTTTTGTACTTGTAAGTACGCTCCGTATTCATCGTAACGAATAGGACCATCAACATCTGTAAAGATAGTTCCTTGAGAATCTAGTACATATTCACGGAATGATCCACCAACTTGAATGTCAGCCACATCAATTAAGTGTGAGAAATTATAGTTTACATCAGCATGATATAGTTTTGTATTATCAATAAATCGAGAACCTGTTAGTAAGTCTCCATCTGCGGTTACAGAATTTAATGCATTTTTAAATCCTGGTGTTCCAGGCACTAAACGACCAGTATCTGCAACGCCTCTTGCAAATGCATGTGCAATTGTTGGATCACCTGGCGTTACTCCAGGAACACCTCCTGTAATAGCTCCTAAATATCCTGTAGCATATTCGGTAAACCATTGCTGATCTGATTTCCAT harbors:
- a CDS encoding TonB-dependent receptor domain-containing protein gives rise to the protein MRAYLSILAMLVCAGLFAQTNVSGKVVDGNNMPIPGVNIVVVGASTGTSTDFDGKFKLKVDQEPPFKITASSIGFQDATVEITKNNEDVTIVLNEGSELDEIVISASRTPERIRESPVTIERMDARAIRNSSAPTYYDALENLKGVDINTNSLTFKSVNTRGFATFANTRFMQLVDGMDNSSPALNFALGNLLGMSELDVDTVELLPGASSALYGANAFNGIMFMRSKDPYEHQGITFYAKSGMTSSSNAGDNIFVDFGFRAAHAFSDKLAVKASFSFLNGTEWFATDYTNYDAATGDALTGDRSNPGYNGLNIYGDEVDTTLDFDAIAGTPTGTFGSERISRTGYEERDLMDYDAESVKADLALHYKPWANDFTVIWNSKIGRGNTIYQGANRYSIKNFFMQQHKLEIRNNNFFIRGYVTAEKAGDSYDTRFTAINVNRRWKSDQQWFTEYATGYLGAITGGVPGVTPGDPTIAHAFARGVADTGRLVPGTPGFKNALNSVTADGDLLTGSRFIDNTKLYHADVNYNFSHLIDVADIQVGGSFREYVLDSQGTIFTDVDGPIRYDEYGAYLQVQKKFMEDKMKFTGSIRYDKAQNFDGNFSPRLSLVFSPDEAKKHNFRASFQTGFRNPTTQDQYIGLDVGNAILVGSAPDNLDRYTTRPITNNFPAALEAFGLDRTVTLSGNDAYNNSFTLASFQRFGATGDVSVLERANVEFVKPEQVSAFEVGYRGIVYDNIAVDVSAYYNAYKDFIANRTVIVPNYGNVNLSDQIDLTPVGGEETPLAVIAAANGDFTPFQLYSNSNADINSYGVAIGVNTKVFGDFDFGINYTYAKLDFDQASDPDFETNFNTPEHKVKASFGNNDLFDNFGFNINYRWNDAFLWESTFADGMVTARSLIDLQVNYRFKKSTIKLGAANILGHEYLSAPGVGTIGAQYFVSWVIN
- a CDS encoding F0F1 ATP synthase subunit epsilon, which gives rise to MYLEIVTPEAVLFKGEVTSVAVPGINGEFQMLNNHAPIVSLLGEGTVKIQGDITLDEEIAEKFTQNGKETILAINSGTIEMKDNKVIVLAD
- the atpD gene encoding F0F1 ATP synthase subunit beta produces the protein MSKVTGKVAQIIGPVVDVAFNAGSELPRIYDSLEITREDGTKLVLEVQSHVGENTVRTISMDSTDGLSRGTDVLTTGDSIKMPIGDDVYGRLFNVIGDAIDGLGELPKDGDNGLSIHREAPKFEDLSTSTEVLFTGIKVIDLIEPYAKGGKIGLFGGAGVGKTVLIQELINNIAKGHGGLSVFAGVGERTREGNDLLREMLESGIIKYGDDFMHSMEEGGWDLSKVDKAAMKESKATFVFGQMNEPPGARARVALSGLTIAEYFRDGAGDGQGKDVLFFVDNIFRFTQAGSEVSALLGRMPSAVGYQPTLATEMGAMQERITSTKKGSITSVQAVYVPADDLTDPAPATTFAHLDATTVLSRKIAELGIYPAVDPLDSTSRILAADILGDEHYDCATRVKELLQRYKELQDIIAILGMEELSEEDKMAVNRARRVQRFLSQPFHVAEQFTGIPGVLVDIKETIKGFNMIMDGELDHLPEAAFNLKGTIEEAIEAGEKMLSEA